In one window of Deinococcus terrestris DNA:
- a CDS encoding flagellar assembly protein T N-terminal domain-containing protein: MPSLPTGSVALAATQAEQSVQVQGSAPFTGNVAAARQAAINDAVRAAIEQVLGAYISTSSTLRSTDDFEQFQQRLMKRSDGFGRVTQVLAEGQQGSLYTVTVRVVVARPSLEQELKAFLAQKGDPRIIVAIPEVILRRTVPDPAAETEVQRALIAAGYRVVDLKQTEHNALRDVLRGGSLSAQALGDLATRFKADLLITGEAFAEEYGTVLSQRAYTARLELKIVDLATGQIIFSDAFTGTGTAPTDAVAGKAALQNVAKTAVPALPGALLGWLSGSGKAAGRTFSVRLVGVPSFRVLNDTLASLRASAGVAAALNRHFDAAGAQVEVEYSGSPEDLAGLLEDLGLSVTGLSAGEITVSYR; this comes from the coding sequence ATGCCGTCTCTTCCCACCGGATCGGTGGCGCTGGCCGCGACCCAGGCCGAGCAGTCGGTGCAGGTGCAGGGGAGTGCCCCGTTCACTGGGAACGTGGCGGCGGCGCGGCAGGCGGCCATCAATGACGCGGTGCGGGCCGCCATCGAGCAGGTGCTCGGCGCCTATATCAGCACGTCGAGCACCCTGCGCAGCACCGACGATTTTGAGCAGTTCCAGCAACGCTTGATGAAGCGTTCGGACGGCTTCGGCCGGGTCACCCAGGTGCTGGCCGAGGGGCAGCAGGGGAGCCTCTACACCGTGACCGTCCGGGTGGTCGTGGCCCGCCCCAGCCTGGAGCAGGAACTCAAGGCCTTTCTCGCGCAGAAGGGCGACCCGCGCATCATCGTGGCGATTCCCGAGGTGATCTTGCGCCGCACCGTCCCCGACCCCGCCGCCGAGACCGAGGTGCAGCGGGCCCTGATCGCCGCCGGGTACCGGGTGGTGGACCTCAAGCAGACCGAGCACAACGCCCTGCGCGACGTGCTGCGCGGCGGCAGCCTGAGCGCTCAGGCGCTGGGCGACCTCGCCACCCGCTTCAAAGCCGACCTGCTGATCACCGGGGAAGCCTTCGCGGAGGAGTACGGCACCGTGCTCTCGCAGCGGGCCTACACCGCCCGCCTCGAACTCAAGATCGTGGACCTCGCCACCGGGCAGATCATCTTCAGCGACGCCTTCACGGGAACGGGCACGGCCCCCACCGACGCGGTGGCAGGCAAGGCAGCCCTGCAGAACGTCGCCAAGACGGCGGTGCCCGCCCTGCCTGGTGCCCTGCTGGGCTGGCTCAGCGGCAGCGGCAAGGCGGCCGGGCGCACCTTCAGCGTGCGGCTGGTGGGCGTGCCCAGTTTCCGAGTCCTCAACGACACGCTGGCCTCGCTGCGGGCGAGTGCCGGGGTGGCAGCGGCCCTGAACCGCCACTTTGATGCGGCGGGTGCCCAAGTGGAAGTCGAGTACAGCGGCTCCCCCGAGGATCTCGCTGGCCTGCTCGAGGACCTCGGTCTGTCCGTGACGGGCCTCAGCGCGGGCGAGATCACCGTCTCCTACCGCTGA